A single window of Onychomys torridus chromosome 8, mOncTor1.1, whole genome shotgun sequence DNA harbors:
- the Septin4 gene encoding septin-4 isoform X2 — protein sequence MDQSLGWQGNSVPEEGTEARIKRFLEDSSDDAELSKFVKDFPGSEPYHPPEAKTRVSRPQISEPRPQTPDLCDDDLEFRAALWPQSSESQQYCCAPAPLSPSSRPRSPWGKLDPYDSSEDDKEYVGFATLPNQVHRKSVKKGFDFTLMVAGESGLGKSTLVNSLFLTDLYRDRKLLGAEERIMQTVEITKHAVDIEEKGVRLRLTIVDTPGFGDAVNNTECWKPVAEYIDQQFEQYFRDESGLNRKNIQDNRVHCCLYFISPFGHGLRPLDVEFMKALHQRVNIVPILAKADTLTPPEVDRKKCKIREEIEHFGIKIYQFPDCDSDEDEDFKLQDQALKESIPFAVIGSNTVVEARGRRVRGRLYPWGIVEVENPGHCDFVKLRTMLVRTHMQDLKDVTRETHYENYRAQCIQSMTRLVVKERNRNKLTRESGTDFPIPAVPPGTDPETEKLIREKDEELRRMQEMLHKIQRQMKETH from the exons ATGGACCAGTCACTGGGATGGCAAGGGAATTCTGTCCCCGAGGAGGGGACTGAAGCTAGG ATCAAGCGTTTCCTGGAGGACAGCAGTGATGATGCCGAACTGAGCAAGTTTGTGAAGGATTTCCCAGGAAGCGAGCCCTACCACCCACCGGAGGCCAAGACCAGGGTGTCCAGGCCCCAAATCTCGGAGCCAAGGCCCCAGACCCCAGACCTCTGTGATGATGACCTGGAGTTTAGAGCCGCCTTGTGGCCTCAGTCCTCTGAGAGTCAGCAGTACTGCTGTGCCCCGGCCCCTCTCAGCCCTTCCTCCAGGCCCCGCAGCCCATGGGGCAAGCTTGATCCTTATGATTCCTCTGAG GATGACAAGGAGTATGTGGGCTTTGCAACCCTCCCCAACCAAGTCCACAGGAAGTCTGTGAAGAAAGGCTTTGACTTTACACTCATGGTGGCAG GAGAATCAGGCCTGGGTAAATCCACTCTTGTCAACAGCCTCTTCCTCACTGACCTGTACAGGGATCGGAAACTCCTCGGTGCCGAGg AGCGGATCATGCAAACGGTGGAAATCACTAAGCATGCGGTGGATATAGAAGAGAAGGGAGTGAGACTCCGGCTCACCATTGTGGACACACCAGGTTTTGGGGATGCAGTCAACAACACAGAGTG CTGGAAGCCTGTGGCTGAGTACATCGACCAGCAGTTTGAGCAGTATTTCCGAGATGAGAGTGGCCTGAACCGCAAGAACATCCAAGACAATCGGGTGCACTGTTGCTTGTACTTCATCTCGCCCTTCGGCCACGG GCTCCGGCCATTGGATGTTGAATTCATGAAAGCCCTGCACCAGCGGGTCAACATTGTGCCTATCTTGGCTAAGGCAGATACACTGACGCCTCCTGAAGTGGACCGAAAGAAATGCAAA ATCCGGGAGGAGATTGAGCACTTTGGAATCAAGATCTATCAGTTCCCAGATTGTGATTCTGATGAGGATGAGGACTTCAAATTACAGGACCAAGCCCTAAAG GAAAGCATCCCATTCGCGGTGATTGGCAGCAACACTGTGGTAGAAGCCAGAGGGCGGAGAGTTCGGGGCAGGCTCTACCCTTGGGGCATTGTGGAAG TGGAAAACCCGGGTCACTGCGACTTTGTGAAGCTGAGGACAATGCTGGTGCGTACCCACATGCAGGACCTGAAGGATGTGACCCGAGAGACACACTATGAGAACTACAGGGCACAGTGCATCCAGAGCATGACACGCCTAGTAGTAAAGGAACGGAATCGCAA CAAACTGACAAGAGAGAGTGGTACTGACTTCCCTATCCCCGCTGTCccaccagggacagatccagaAACTGAGAAGCTAATCCGAGAGAAAGATGAAGAG CTTCGGCGGATGCAGGAGATGCTACACAAAATCCAAAGACAGATGAAGGAGACTCACTAA